One genomic window of Glycine max cultivar Williams 82 chromosome 16, Glycine_max_v4.0, whole genome shotgun sequence includes the following:
- the LOC100813699 gene encoding RNA binding domain-containing protein isoform X1 codes for MTMMSSSNNNVGEFGDTTLTKVFVGGLAWETPKDALKDHFEKYGQILEAVIISDKHTGKSKGYGFVTFKEAEAAKKACENSTTLIINGRRANCNLAFLGARRPRSSSNVSPPPPQAQGGSNGGIVKNVNNASGPPPAINHVQPYYYPVRTTALPFHNHTLPFYGYAPTYIVTDVNYNYNQNQKLCYGSGGAYMNGQHVYPRQAIVGGNTLMPMYPLYQYHHPTETIGVPAHHNFYQTAPWVPMTIMSKPSSIVPHTGTVGTGECFKRVV; via the exons ATGACTATGAtgagcagcagcaacaacaacgtTGGAGAATTTGGAGACACCACTCTGACCAAGGTTTTTGTTGGGGGCTTAGCTTGGGAGACTCCGAAGGATGCCCTTAAAGACCACTTTGAGAAGTATGGTCAGATCCTTGAAGCTGTCATCATTTCCGATAAGCACACTGGCAAATCCAAAGGCTATGGCTTt gtgaCTTTCAAGGAGGCTGAGGCTGCCAAGAAGGCTTGTGAGAATTCAACAACTCTCATTATCAATGGCCGTCGAGCGAATTGCAATCTTGCTTTCCTAGGTGCTCGTCGCCCAAGGTCTTCTTCCAATGTTTCACCTCCTCCACCGCAAGCACAAG GGGGATCCAACGGTGGAATAGTGAAGAATGTTAACAATGCATCAGGTCCACCACCAGCCATTAATCACGTGCAGCCATATTATTATCCAGTGAGGACAACTGCTCTGCCATTCCATAATCACACTCTTCCTTTCTATGG GTATGCGCCTACCTACATTGTTACTGACGTAAACTACAATTACAATCAGAATCAG AAACTGTGCTATGGTAGCGGTGGGGCCTACATGAATGGGCAGCATGTGTACCCGAGGCAGGCTATTGTGGGCGGCAACACACTGATGCCAATGTATCCTCTCTATCAGTATCACCATCCAACGGAGACCATTGGCGTGCCAGCTCATCACAACTTTTATCAAACGGCACCGTGGGTCCCAATGACCATCATGTCCAAGCCATCGTCTATCGTTCCTCACACAG GTACAGTTGGCACAGGTGAGTGTTTTAAAAGGGTTGTCTGA